Proteins encoded together in one Thermococcus gammatolerans EJ3 window:
- a CDS encoding class I SAM-dependent rRNA methyltransferase gives MARVIVDAQAARAIGKGAMIVFKKGVVRTEGEFEPGDIVEVYTRGGKFLGRGFVNPNSNIMVRLLIKDRETPITKELFRERIKKANEYRKKVLGYDKAYRMVYGEADYLPGLIVDRFNEIASVQISSVGMERFKLDVAEAIMEAEPEIETVFEKNTGRSRRREGLPEIERVLLGKEKYRTIIEEGKAKFIVDMRGQKTGFFLDQRENRIALEKYVKPGMRVLDVFTYTGGFAIHAAVAGADEVVAVDKSPWAINMVKENAKLNGVEDRMRYITGSAFPVMEEMIKKGEKFDIVILDPPAFVQHEKDLKRGLRAYFNVNHAGLKLVKEGGILVTCSCSQHVDMQAFKDMVIAAAAKAGKFLKMLEPYRTQAPDHPILMASKDTEYLKCLFLYVEDMMLRT, from the coding sequence ATGGCGAGGGTAATCGTTGACGCTCAGGCGGCGAGAGCGATCGGAAAGGGCGCGATGATAGTCTTCAAGAAGGGAGTGGTGAGAACCGAGGGCGAGTTTGAACCCGGCGACATAGTCGAGGTCTATACGCGCGGGGGCAAATTCCTTGGCAGGGGCTTCGTCAACCCCAACTCGAACATAATGGTCCGCCTGCTCATTAAGGACAGGGAAACCCCGATAACGAAGGAGCTCTTCCGTGAGAGGATAAAGAAGGCCAACGAGTACAGAAAGAAGGTTCTCGGCTACGACAAGGCCTACAGAATGGTCTACGGCGAGGCCGATTATCTGCCCGGTCTCATAGTTGACCGCTTCAACGAGATTGCCTCGGTTCAGATTTCGAGCGTTGGAATGGAGCGCTTCAAGCTCGACGTTGCCGAGGCCATAATGGAGGCCGAGCCAGAGATTGAAACCGTCTTCGAGAAGAACACCGGAAGGAGCAGGCGCAGGGAAGGTCTGCCCGAAATAGAGAGGGTTTTGCTCGGAAAGGAGAAGTACCGCACCATAATCGAAGAAGGTAAGGCAAAGTTCATCGTGGACATGCGCGGGCAGAAGACGGGCTTCTTCCTCGACCAGCGGGAGAACAGGATAGCCCTTGAGAAGTACGTTAAGCCAGGCATGAGAGTTCTCGACGTCTTCACTTACACCGGAGGCTTCGCCATTCACGCGGCAGTAGCTGGCGCTGATGAGGTCGTTGCCGTTGATAAGTCACCCTGGGCAATCAACATGGTGAAGGAGAACGCCAAGCTCAACGGCGTCGAAGACAGGATGAGGTACATAACGGGTTCAGCCTTCCCTGTAATGGAGGAAATGATAAAGAAGGGTGAGAAGTTCGACATAGTGATCCTCGATCCTCCCGCCTTCGTCCAGCACGAGAAGGACCTCAAGCGCGGGCTCAGGGCGTATTTCAACGTCAACCACGCCGGCCTGAAGCTCGTTAAGGAGGGTGGGATCCTCGTCACATGCTCCTGCTCCCAGCACGTTGACATGCAGGCCTTCAAGGACATGGTCATAGCGGCAGCAGCCAAAGCCGGCAAGTTCCTCAAGATGCTCGAGCCCTACAGGACTCAGGCACCGGACCACCCGATACTCATGGCCTCGAAGGACACCGAATACCTTAAGTGCCTCTTCCTTTATGTTGAGGACATGATGTTGAGGACATGA
- the nadA gene encoding quinolinate synthase NadA, giving the protein MDREKLIAEIEKLKEERNAIIMAHNYQLPEVQDIADFLGDSLELARKAVNVDAEVIVFAGVDFMAETAKILNPEKTVLLPAKTATCAMANMLQVEHILEAKRRYPNAPVVLYVNSSAEAKAHADVTVTSANAVKIVEKLDSNVVIFGPDKNLGSYVARVTGKRVIPVPPDGHCYVHRKFTVEDVERARRRYPNAKLMVHPECEPEVQERADIIASTGGMIRHAPEWNEWVVFTEREMVYRLSRLYPNIKFYPAREDAVCVGMKAITLESIYESLRDMKYRVEVPEEIAKKAKRAIERMLEMS; this is encoded by the coding sequence ATGGACAGGGAAAAGCTGATCGCCGAGATTGAGAAGCTTAAGGAGGAGCGCAACGCGATAATCATGGCCCACAACTACCAGCTCCCCGAGGTGCAGGATATAGCGGATTTCCTTGGGGACAGCCTCGAGCTCGCGAGGAAGGCCGTAAACGTTGATGCCGAGGTAATAGTCTTCGCGGGCGTCGATTTTATGGCCGAGACCGCTAAAATCCTCAACCCCGAAAAGACTGTCCTCCTTCCGGCTAAAACGGCCACCTGCGCGATGGCCAACATGCTCCAGGTCGAGCACATACTTGAGGCGAAGAGGCGGTATCCTAACGCGCCAGTTGTCCTCTATGTGAACAGTTCCGCCGAGGCGAAGGCCCACGCCGACGTGACGGTAACTTCAGCCAACGCGGTTAAAATCGTCGAAAAGCTCGATTCCAACGTTGTAATCTTCGGCCCGGACAAGAACTTGGGAAGCTACGTCGCGAGGGTGACTGGTAAGAGGGTAATCCCAGTCCCTCCAGACGGGCACTGCTACGTCCACAGGAAGTTCACCGTTGAGGACGTCGAGCGCGCGAGGAGACGTTATCCCAACGCCAAGCTGATGGTCCACCCCGAGTGCGAGCCGGAAGTGCAGGAAAGGGCCGACATAATCGCCTCGACGGGTGGAATGATACGGCACGCGCCGGAGTGGAACGAGTGGGTCGTCTTCACCGAGAGGGAGATGGTCTACCGGCTGAGCAGGCTCTATCCAAACATAAAGTTTTACCCCGCCCGCGAGGACGCAGTCTGCGTTGGAATGAAGGCGATAACGCTCGAAAGCATCTACGAGTCCCTCAGGGATATGAAGTACCGCGTGGAGGTTCCGGAGGAGATAGCCAAGAAAGCAAAGAGGGCCATCGAGAGAATGCTTGAGATGAGCTAA
- a CDS encoding nucleoside phosphorylase: protein MVFVWLGTGREVVKPWPGLERAPEKFLIVFTGIGLGHAEELLESVEVVEDCTYVYRALVGNYRGEKICVLNPYFGAPASVFALELAIASGGRYFIMVGEAGAIKEGIHIGDVILPTWALREEGTSYHYLPPEYTPRPSEKLLSMLEKEVRRQIGKRRIGVFRGGVWTTDAPFRETEDKVKEYAKRGILGVEMESSALMSVAEFRGVELAVALAVSDELYRGEWNVGFGSEKLRRAEELLVKSALEVLAAL from the coding sequence GTGGTTTTCGTGTGGCTTGGGACGGGAAGAGAGGTTGTAAAGCCCTGGCCGGGTTTGGAGAGAGCCCCTGAGAAGTTCCTCATCGTTTTCACGGGCATAGGGCTGGGCCATGCTGAGGAACTCCTGGAAAGTGTGGAAGTTGTGGAAGACTGCACCTATGTTTATAGAGCCCTCGTTGGCAATTACAGGGGCGAGAAAATCTGCGTTCTAAATCCCTACTTCGGAGCCCCCGCCTCGGTCTTCGCCCTCGAACTGGCCATAGCGAGCGGGGGAAGATACTTTATAATGGTGGGGGAGGCGGGTGCGATAAAAGAAGGTATTCACATAGGCGACGTGATACTGCCGACTTGGGCCCTGAGGGAGGAGGGAACAAGCTACCACTACCTGCCCCCTGAGTACACCCCAAGGCCCAGTGAGAAACTGCTGAGCATGCTTGAAAAGGAGGTGAGACGTCAAATAGGAAAGAGGAGAATTGGCGTTTTCAGGGGAGGCGTGTGGACGACGGATGCGCCCTTCAGGGAAACGGAGGACAAAGTAAAGGAATACGCCAAGCGCGGGATTCTCGGCGTTGAAATGGAGAGTTCAGCCTTAATGAGCGTTGCCGAGTTTAGGGGTGTTGAGCTGGCGGTTGCCCTGGCGGTTTCAGATGAGCTTTATAGAGGGGAATGGAACGTTGGATTCGGGAGTGAAAAACTTAGAAGGGCGGAGGAACTGCTGGTTAAATCCGCCCTGGAAGTTCTGGCGGCCCTATGA
- a CDS encoding HdeD family acid-resistance protein, whose translation MAQYGIMEKKWVWMLLLGVVFMTLGFAGLMMLPLMTLSSVAVFGAFMLVGGILQVLHGLTKAKDWKSAGVHTLMGLVYVLAGIFTIENPILASATLTLLLGVSLIVIGTLRMGVAFQNKDVNQWPAMVFSGLLTVLLGLFIVLQWPWSSLWAIGLYVSVDLIMSGANFVAIALAAKTAGERSSPA comes from the coding sequence ATGGCTCAGTATGGGATAATGGAGAAAAAATGGGTATGGATGCTCCTGCTCGGTGTTGTGTTCATGACCCTGGGTTTCGCTGGGCTCATGATGCTTCCACTGATGACGCTGAGCAGTGTGGCCGTGTTCGGAGCCTTTATGCTAGTGGGTGGAATACTTCAGGTGCTTCACGGTCTAACGAAGGCCAAGGACTGGAAGAGTGCAGGCGTTCACACGCTCATGGGCCTGGTATACGTTTTGGCAGGTATCTTTACAATTGAAAACCCAATACTCGCGAGTGCTACGCTCACCTTGCTCCTAGGGGTCTCGCTCATCGTGATCGGAACACTCAGGATGGGCGTGGCGTTCCAGAACAAGGACGTGAACCAGTGGCCTGCGATGGTTTTCTCCGGCCTCCTGACGGTTCTACTTGGTCTCTTCATAGTGCTCCAGTGGCCCTGGTCCAGCCTGTGGGCTATTGGCCTTTATGTCTCGGTGGATCTTATAATGAGCGGTGCCAACTTCGTGGCGATAGCGCTTGCCGCAAAAACTGCGGGGGAGAGATCCTCTCCCGCCTGA
- a CDS encoding RAD55 family ATPase encodes MVELDIERIETGVIDGLIQGGIPAGSVVLVLGDPKSGKTTFQTQFLYTQTVLHGTPGLAILVDMPKREFLENARLFGWDFSPILDEYLYLIDAYSHRIKSAPKFSFTEDVIIDPSNPLQIAKFVKETTTGLISGGYTGQLVGIITSLTPLFFESELIDIYKFLEELKDIAHRHKQVWLIEINTGIERPQVEAMVKAIVDGVIEMRMFEEGRTLRRYIRVYGMRRTPHSLSWFPYEITPTGLALRG; translated from the coding sequence GTGGTTGAGTTGGACATCGAGAGGATTGAGACCGGGGTTATTGATGGCCTTATTCAAGGTGGTATTCCAGCGGGCAGTGTTGTGCTCGTTCTAGGGGACCCTAAATCCGGCAAGACGACGTTCCAGACCCAGTTTCTGTACACCCAGACCGTCCTACATGGAACCCCGGGGCTTGCGATTCTCGTGGACATGCCGAAGAGGGAATTCCTGGAGAACGCCCGTCTCTTCGGCTGGGACTTCAGCCCAATACTCGACGAGTACCTGTACCTCATCGACGCATACTCTCACAGGATAAAGAGCGCCCCCAAGTTCTCCTTCACGGAAGACGTAATCATAGACCCCTCCAACCCGCTTCAGATAGCAAAGTTCGTGAAGGAAACAACGACCGGCCTAATATCTGGAGGCTACACAGGGCAGCTGGTCGGCATCATTACCTCGCTGACACCGCTCTTCTTCGAGAGTGAGCTCATCGACATATACAAGTTCCTCGAAGAGCTCAAGGACATCGCACACAGGCACAAGCAGGTCTGGCTCATTGAGATAAACACCGGCATCGAAAGGCCGCAGGTGGAGGCAATGGTGAAGGCTATAGTGGACGGTGTCATCGAAATGAGGATGTTTGAGGAGGGCAGGACTCTGAGAAGGTACATAAGAGTATATGGAATGCGGAGGACGCCCCACTCCCTCTCGTGGTTCCCCTATGAGATAACGCCAACGGGACTCGCGTTGAGGGGGTAG
- a CDS encoding DUF5748 family protein, with product MHFEVVKEFLEDIGADWIEIEGEIHLDPEVFYEVWKYIGQPELKTYVVEDEVVEPGSYDPPEMKYTDVKKIKKKKVYFETLDGKRIVTDYAEFQRIAREKGS from the coding sequence ATGCACTTTGAGGTCGTCAAAGAGTTTCTTGAGGACATCGGGGCGGACTGGATTGAGATCGAGGGGGAAATACACCTCGACCCCGAGGTCTTCTATGAGGTTTGGAAGTACATCGGCCAGCCCGAGCTGAAGACCTACGTTGTTGAGGACGAAGTTGTCGAGCCCGGCTCCTACGACCCCCCCGAGATGAAGTACACCGACGTTAAGAAGATAAAGAAAAAGAAGGTCTACTTCGAGACCCTCGACGGAAAGAGGATCGTTACCGATTACGCCGAGTTCCAGAGGATAGCCAGGGAGAAGGGCTCTTGA
- a CDS encoding L-aspartate oxidase — protein sequence MKIGIVGDGIAGLTSAIALVKRGFDVTLIGPGIRKSNSYLAQAGIAFPVLEGDSLEAHVLDTIKAGKYINDREVVWNIISKASEAYDFLTSLGLKFEASETEGGHSFHRVFTIKNETGKHVTKLLYLRARELGVNFVRGKTEELATKRGKACGVFVEGEFLRFDATVIASGGFSGLFKFTAGSPENTGLIIGDAVMKGSPARDLEFVQFHPTGYIGKKGVFLISEAVRGAGAKLVTEDGERFVNELATRDIVARAIYRQMQTGKKVFLDATGIENFKKRFPQIYAFLRKDGIDPSMDLIPVSPIAHYTMGGIAVDLWYRTSLKNLYAIGEAMSNGFHGANRLASNSLVECIVSGLEVARTIARERPRCREVKEPHYHGYEPGDVDSLRELLWEHAGIVRSAKTLREGLQKLEGIEADPRLKLLAKGVLECALAREESRGSHYREDFPVMRKAFERPSFFDGRCRL from the coding sequence ATGAAAATTGGAATCGTTGGCGATGGAATAGCTGGCCTGACTTCTGCCATAGCGCTTGTCAAGAGGGGTTTTGATGTTACTCTCATCGGTCCCGGAATTCGAAAGAGCAACTCTTATCTCGCTCAGGCTGGGATAGCCTTCCCGGTTCTCGAAGGCGATTCTCTCGAGGCCCACGTCCTCGACACAATCAAAGCCGGAAAGTACATCAACGACCGCGAGGTCGTTTGGAACATAATCTCAAAGGCGAGCGAGGCCTACGATTTTCTCACTTCCCTCGGCCTGAAGTTCGAGGCGAGCGAGACTGAAGGTGGCCACTCATTCCACAGGGTCTTTACGATTAAGAACGAGACCGGCAAGCACGTCACGAAGCTCCTCTACCTCCGCGCCAGGGAGCTCGGCGTTAACTTCGTCAGGGGAAAGACGGAGGAACTCGCGACAAAGAGGGGGAAGGCCTGCGGGGTGTTCGTCGAGGGCGAGTTCCTCCGCTTCGACGCGACCGTTATAGCGTCCGGTGGATTCTCGGGGCTCTTCAAGTTTACGGCAGGTTCTCCCGAGAACACCGGCCTCATCATCGGCGACGCGGTAATGAAAGGCTCCCCCGCTCGCGATTTGGAGTTCGTCCAGTTCCACCCGACCGGTTACATTGGAAAGAAAGGAGTTTTCTTGATAAGCGAGGCCGTGAGAGGGGCGGGGGCAAAGTTGGTAACCGAAGACGGCGAGCGCTTCGTGAACGAACTGGCGACGAGGGACATCGTGGCGAGGGCAATCTACCGCCAGATGCAAACTGGAAAGAAGGTCTTCCTCGACGCGACCGGGATAGAGAACTTCAAGAAGCGCTTCCCCCAGATATACGCTTTCCTCAGGAAGGACGGGATAGACCCATCGATGGACTTAATCCCGGTCTCGCCGATAGCCCACTACACGATGGGCGGGATAGCGGTTGACCTCTGGTATAGAACTTCACTGAAGAACCTCTACGCGATAGGAGAGGCCATGAGCAACGGCTTTCACGGGGCGAACAGGTTGGCGAGCAACTCCCTCGTGGAGTGCATCGTTTCTGGCCTTGAAGTTGCGAGAACGATAGCGAGGGAAAGGCCGAGGTGCAGGGAAGTTAAGGAGCCTCACTACCACGGCTACGAACCCGGAGACGTTGACTCGCTGAGGGAGCTCCTATGGGAGCATGCTGGGATAGTTAGGAGTGCGAAGACCCTTAGGGAGGGCCTCCAGAAGCTTGAGGGAATCGAGGCCGACCCGAGGCTGAAACTGCTCGCGAAGGGCGTCCTTGAGTGCGCTTTGGCGAGGGAAGAGAGCAGGGGGAGCCACTACCGTGAGGACTTTCCGGTCATGAGAAAGGCCTTCGAGAGGCCGAGCTTCTTCGACGGGAGGTGCAGGCTGTAA
- a CDS encoding IGHMBP2 family helicase: MNENEKLSKFIAKLKVLVEMERKAEIEAMRAEMRRLSGREREKVGRAILGLNGKVIGEELGYFLVRYGREREIKTEISVGDLIVISKRDPLKSDLVGTVVEKGKRFITVALETVPEWALRGVRVDLYANDITFKRWLENIEALRESGRKALEFYLGLREPEESEEVEFNPFDRSLNASQRRAIARALGSPDFFLIHGPFGTGKTRTLVELIRQEVARGHRVLATAESNVAVDNIVERLVDSGLKVVRVGHPSRVSKALHETTLAYLMTQHELYGELRELRVIGENLKEKRDTFTKPAPKYRRGLTDKQILRLAERGIGTRGVPARLIREMAQWLKINEQVQKTFDDARKLEERIAREIIREANVVLTTNSSAGLEVVDYGSYDVAIIDEATQATIPSVLIPINRARRFVLAGDHKQLPPTILSERAKELSKTLFEGLIERYPWKSEMLTVQYRMNERLMEFPSREFYNGRIKADESVRNITLADLGVELPKGDDVWAEVLKPENVLVFVDTAKREDRFERQRYGSESRENPLEARLVEEAVEGLLKLGIKPEWVGVITPYDDQRDLISSLLPEEIEVKTVDGYQGREKEVIVLSFVRSNRKGELGFLKDLRRLNVSLTRAKRKLILIGDSSTLSSHPTYKRLVEFVRKRETYVSLKSSEV; the protein is encoded by the coding sequence ATGAATGAAAACGAGAAGCTTTCGAAGTTCATCGCAAAGCTCAAGGTTCTCGTCGAGATGGAGCGAAAGGCTGAGATAGAGGCAATGCGCGCCGAGATGAGACGGCTCAGCGGCCGCGAGAGGGAGAAAGTAGGAAGAGCTATTCTCGGCCTCAACGGGAAGGTAATCGGCGAGGAGCTCGGCTATTTCCTCGTCAGATACGGGCGCGAGAGGGAAATCAAGACGGAGATAAGCGTCGGCGATTTGATCGTGATAAGCAAGAGAGACCCGCTGAAAAGCGATTTGGTCGGAACTGTTGTCGAGAAGGGGAAGAGGTTCATAACGGTGGCCCTTGAGACCGTCCCCGAGTGGGCATTGAGAGGAGTTCGCGTTGACCTGTACGCCAACGACATAACCTTCAAAAGATGGCTTGAGAACATTGAAGCCCTTCGGGAAAGCGGGAGAAAGGCTCTTGAGTTCTATCTAGGCCTGAGGGAGCCTGAGGAGAGTGAGGAAGTAGAGTTCAATCCCTTTGACAGGAGCTTGAACGCGAGCCAGAGGAGGGCAATAGCGAGAGCCCTTGGGAGCCCTGACTTCTTCCTGATTCATGGGCCCTTCGGGACTGGAAAGACGAGAACACTCGTCGAGCTGATACGGCAGGAGGTGGCGAGGGGGCACAGGGTTTTGGCCACTGCAGAGAGTAACGTGGCCGTTGACAACATCGTCGAGAGGCTGGTTGATTCTGGTCTGAAGGTCGTCCGCGTCGGACACCCGAGCAGGGTCTCAAAAGCTCTCCACGAGACGACTTTAGCCTACCTCATGACCCAGCACGAGCTCTACGGCGAGCTGAGGGAGCTCCGCGTAATCGGGGAGAACCTGAAGGAAAAGCGCGACACCTTCACCAAACCGGCTCCAAAGTACAGGCGCGGGCTGACCGATAAGCAGATTCTCCGCCTGGCCGAGAGGGGGATAGGGACGAGGGGCGTTCCGGCAAGGCTAATCCGCGAGATGGCCCAGTGGCTCAAAATCAACGAGCAGGTGCAGAAGACCTTCGACGATGCAAGGAAGCTGGAGGAGAGGATAGCGAGGGAGATAATAAGGGAAGCCAACGTCGTCCTGACGACGAACTCTTCGGCTGGACTGGAGGTGGTTGATTACGGGAGCTATGATGTGGCGATAATAGACGAAGCCACGCAGGCGACGATACCGAGCGTGCTCATCCCAATCAACCGCGCGAGGCGCTTCGTTTTGGCAGGCGACCACAAACAGCTCCCGCCGACGATACTGAGCGAGAGGGCCAAGGAGCTTAGCAAGACACTCTTCGAGGGCCTGATTGAGCGCTATCCCTGGAAGAGCGAGATGCTCACCGTCCAGTACAGGATGAACGAAAGGCTCATGGAGTTTCCGAGCAGGGAATTTTACAATGGCAGAATTAAAGCCGACGAGAGCGTCAGGAATATAACGCTGGCCGATTTGGGCGTCGAGTTGCCGAAAGGGGACGATGTGTGGGCCGAAGTGCTTAAACCGGAGAACGTGCTCGTCTTCGTAGATACCGCTAAAAGAGAAGACCGCTTCGAGAGACAGCGCTATGGAAGCGAGAGCCGGGAGAACCCACTTGAGGCGAGGCTCGTGGAGGAAGCCGTTGAGGGATTGTTAAAGCTCGGGATTAAGCCTGAATGGGTTGGTGTCATAACCCCCTACGACGACCAGCGCGATTTGATAAGCTCGCTTTTGCCTGAAGAGATAGAGGTCAAGACGGTGGACGGTTATCAGGGCAGGGAGAAGGAGGTCATCGTTCTCTCCTTCGTCCGCTCGAACAGGAAGGGTGAGCTGGGCTTTTTAAAGGATTTGAGGAGGTTAAACGTCTCGCTGACGAGGGCAAAGAGGAAGCTGATTCTGATAGGCGACTCCTCGACGCTGAGCTCGCACCCGACCTATAAACGGCTGGTAGAGTTTGTTAGAAAGCGAGAAACGTATGTTTCGTTGAAGTCTAGTGAAGTTTAG
- a CDS encoding ATPase domain-containing protein encodes MSRYDVARVKTGIPGLDDLIEGGFPKGTTVLVTGPTGTGKTTFAVQFVYKGAELYDEPGVIVTLEERAQDLRREMLSFGWDLKKYEDEGKIAIIDGVSSAVGLPSEERFALEEGLNVEGFLRYIYRVVKTIDAKRLVVDSIPSIAIRLREEKNIREVLLKLNTILLEMGITSILTTEAEDPKRGKLSRYGVEEYVARGVILLDFIEKDVELKRYLLIRKMRETKHAMKKYPFEITEDGIVVYPSGEIY; translated from the coding sequence ATGAGCCGGTATGATGTTGCTAGGGTAAAGACTGGGATTCCCGGTCTTGATGATTTAATTGAGGGTGGCTTTCCCAAGGGGACTACTGTTCTTGTCACCGGTCCCACTGGAACTGGAAAGACAACCTTTGCAGTCCAGTTTGTCTACAAGGGAGCAGAGCTCTATGATGAGCCAGGGGTAATAGTCACACTGGAGGAAAGAGCCCAGGATCTGAGAAGGGAGATGCTGAGTTTTGGATGGGATCTGAAGAAATACGAAGATGAAGGGAAGATAGCAATAATAGACGGTGTGAGTTCGGCCGTCGGGCTCCCTTCGGAGGAGCGCTTTGCCCTCGAGGAGGGTCTCAACGTAGAGGGATTCCTCCGCTACATATACCGCGTTGTTAAGACCATAGACGCAAAACGTCTCGTAGTCGATTCCATTCCTTCAATTGCGATTAGATTGAGGGAAGAGAAAAACATACGTGAGGTCCTGCTCAAGCTCAACACGATTCTCCTTGAAATGGGAATAACGTCTATTCTAACCACAGAGGCTGAAGACCCAAAGAGGGGTAAACTCAGCAGGTACGGAGTGGAGGAGTACGTTGCCAGGGGTGTAATACTCCTGGACTTCATTGAAAAAGACGTGGAACTGAAACGGTACCTCCTGATCAGAAAGATGAGGGAGACCAAGCACGCGATGAAAAAGTATCCCTTTGAGATAACAGAGGATGGCATCGTCGTCTACCCGAGCGGAGAAATATACTGA
- a CDS encoding tripartite tricarboxylate transporter permease, translating into MLRELLIGLFLGTFTGLTPGIHVNTLAGMESSFYLLFAMGLTHTFLDAFPSTFLGVPDEGTALGVLPAHRLVLAGKGLEVLRIALLSSLLAVVFVIPFLPLYSRLVVLYSPTTGKVGVLFLLAFLLLSGRDKAPQAVLVIALSGVLGWTVLNQMNLKEPFYHLFTGLFGIPVIIASLQGKGTFPEQDKSPHVEWKPLIAFSIAGTVLGMVSSILPAFTASIGATIATLFSRDERSFLAAVYSINTSNFLFGIINYSMTGRTRNGIAVALSRSGTKPPEVTVILLSAILVGSIAVLLGSALPKPYLGLIKAINYRLLNATVVLFLLCLSLYFDGLYGLWVLLTGAAIGYLTQELGVRRTNCMAVLMIPILIR; encoded by the coding sequence TTGCTCCGGGAACTGCTGATCGGCCTCTTTCTCGGAACGTTCACGGGCCTAACACCGGGAATACATGTGAACACACTCGCGGGGATGGAGAGCTCCTTTTACCTGCTCTTTGCAATGGGTCTGACCCATACCTTTCTGGACGCGTTTCCATCCACGTTCCTCGGCGTTCCCGACGAGGGGACGGCACTCGGGGTTCTGCCGGCTCACAGGCTGGTTCTGGCGGGGAAAGGCCTAGAGGTGCTCAGGATTGCACTCCTGTCGAGCCTCCTTGCAGTGGTCTTCGTTATTCCTTTTCTGCCCCTCTACTCCCGCCTTGTGGTTCTCTACTCCCCAACCACCGGAAAGGTTGGAGTGCTGTTTCTCCTCGCCTTCCTCCTTCTCAGCGGGAGGGACAAAGCTCCACAGGCGGTTCTTGTTATAGCGCTCTCGGGAGTTCTGGGATGGACTGTTCTCAACCAGATGAACCTGAAAGAGCCCTTCTACCATCTCTTCACCGGGTTGTTTGGAATCCCCGTTATAATCGCCTCCCTCCAGGGAAAAGGAACCTTTCCAGAGCAGGACAAAAGTCCGCATGTTGAGTGGAAACCTTTGATCGCATTCTCAATCGCGGGAACGGTCCTCGGGATGGTTTCCTCTATTCTCCCGGCATTCACAGCTTCAATAGGAGCTACGATAGCAACGCTCTTTTCCAGAGATGAGAGGAGCTTCTTGGCGGCGGTCTACTCCATAAACACCTCCAACTTCCTCTTCGGGATCATCAACTACTCGATGACGGGGAGAACGAGAAACGGCATTGCGGTGGCACTCAGCAGGAGTGGGACTAAACCCCCAGAGGTGACGGTGATCCTCCTATCAGCGATCCTCGTGGGATCGATCGCTGTTCTGCTCGGTTCGGCCCTCCCAAAGCCATATCTCGGGCTCATAAAGGCCATTAACTACCGTCTTCTCAACGCCACCGTTGTGCTGTTCCTCCTTTGCCTCTCGCTCTACTTCGATGGACTATACGGGCTCTGGGTTCTCCTAACAGGAGCGGCCATAGGGTACCTTACACAGGAACTCGGAGTCAGAAGAACGAACTGCATGGCCGTTCTGATGATACCTATTCTCATAAGGTGA
- a CDS encoding RlmF-related methyltransferase: MPLWKDGKLGLPIKEAVTLFPELKDYLDERGRLDFSNREARILYNRAIAKALFGLEIEYHPRGLVTPPISRYLFLKTFLKGGEKVLEIGTGHTAMMALIAEKLFDCEVAATELDEEFFEYARRNIERNLARIRLIKSDGGIIRGVIPEGERFDVIFSAPPYYERPTKGVLTEREGVGGGKYGEAFSVGLIEEARYYLRPGGKVALFLPDKKPLIGVIAEKGEELGYSVRDVKFKVGTRWRHSLVLRL, from the coding sequence ATGCCCCTCTGGAAGGACGGGAAGCTCGGACTGCCGATAAAGGAAGCGGTAACGCTCTTTCCGGAGCTGAAGGACTACCTTGACGAGCGAGGAAGGCTCGACTTCTCAAACAGGGAGGCGAGGATACTCTACAACAGGGCGATAGCGAAGGCCCTCTTCGGACTGGAGATAGAATACCACCCGCGCGGTCTCGTAACGCCCCCAATATCGCGCTACCTCTTCCTGAAGACGTTTTTGAAGGGAGGAGAGAAGGTTCTGGAGATTGGGACCGGACACACCGCGATGATGGCGCTTATAGCTGAAAAGCTCTTCGACTGCGAGGTAGCGGCTACAGAGCTCGACGAGGAGTTCTTTGAGTACGCGAGGAGGAACATCGAGCGAAACCTCGCTAGGATCAGACTAATCAAGAGCGACGGTGGAATAATCCGGGGAGTAATTCCTGAAGGAGAGCGCTTCGACGTAATTTTTTCGGCTCCACCATACTACGAGAGGCCGACGAAGGGAGTTCTCACGGAGAGGGAAGGCGTTGGAGGTGGAAAGTACGGCGAGGCCTTCTCGGTGGGGCTGATAGAGGAAGCAAGGTATTACTTACGGCCCGGCGGAAAGGTGGCTCTCTTCCTTCCCGATAAAAAGCCTCTAATCGGTGTTATAGCAGAAAAAGGGGAAGAGCTGGGCTATTCCGTGAGGGACGTGAAGTTTAAGGTCGGAACGCGGTGGAGGCACAGTTTGGTACTCAGATTGTAA